In Acomys russatus chromosome 16, mAcoRus1.1, whole genome shotgun sequence, the DNA window aaaaaacccagactagatgaagtcagggtctcactgaagTCAGACAGGACACCTAACAATGGAAATCTAAGAGGTGGAAGATGGGGCCCAGTACCCACAATTGCTTTTCTGTTAAGGGCCTTGCACACCAAGCCAAAGTGCTACCATTTTGAGTtgcccaggcaagccttgaacttacaatcctCCTTCCTGCCTAGGTCTCCAAACAGCTGGGTGCCACCTAGCCTTGATCCCACTcaattgtttaattaaaaaactaagTTCACCTTCTGAAACCACTTGTTTAAAGCCCTCTTCCCTGCATGTAGACATACACGACTGAACTCCTAAAAATATTCGGGACTACCTTTAAAGACACACAtcagaaaaaaagcaacagtGACCACAGCTCCCTCTTGATACCCATTTACAAAATAACTGGAAATTCCTAACTAGGACTAGACCCTATGGCTGTCCCCACCACTGGAGACAGCACAATCCAGCTGTCACCACACTCACAAGTTAAGGGGGACATGCTCTGCTCTTCTCTGACAGCTTCACAGGCCACCAACCAGACCGTGAAGTGTTCTGAGGAGAGGCCAGGCCGTCACAGACACCCTTGCCTACACATTAGGGTAAATTTAGCCACAGCACCCCATCCCCTCAAGTATTACTAAAGTGGAACAGAGGAGTATTTCtaactaaaatttaaaagcatactGCCATTTTCTGAAGGGTGCTATAAACCAACGTCCCAATCCCACAGGCCACATTTGTACTATGCCAGGGGACTGTGACAATGTCTGGAAAAGAACACCGCTTAGTGCCTgccacccagcacttgggaagcaagcAGAGCttttctgagctcaaggccagccaggtctgcaaTGAGTCCCTGCCTAAGTGCAATGAAAAGGTCCCACAGCCAGACCATTCACTCACTCCAGGAGAGGTTCTGAGGTCATACACCTGATGGAAAAACCTTAGGGTAGTTAATAACCTGTAGCTCCCTATTTAGGGTCTATCACAAAAGGAAACATGGCTGTGCTGACAGACCCTTTAGAGGTGTCTAActgtccaaaaataaataaaccgcACATCAAATACGCCCATCTGGCACTGCCATCTGCACTTTCGAACTAGAGACCCTTTCTCATGAAAAGGAGGTGGTCTATTACTGTCTGACAAGCTTACCCAGGTGACTGGTAGGTTAAATAGCAGAGACCTGAGCTTCCAGGGGAGGAACTCAGAGAAACAAGATGCTCCATTAACCGAAGTGGCCAGACACGGGGCGTGGCTACAAGGTCACATCTTACCCCCAAACAGCAGGAGCAGAGGTACTGATCTCACAGCCTCTCAAAAGCTTAAGTTATTTAGAGGTTTTGACAGCCACGAAGTCAACACCCCATTTTCCAGTATACAGAGAACTTTTAACTCTCTACCATATGGGGTACCCCATGCCTACTCACCCTTTTTCCTTAATTCTGGTTTGCCCTTCTTAACTGTGGCCATCACCATATCGCCCACACCAGCTGCAGGAAGCCTGTTCAGCCGTCCTTTGATTCCCTTCACAGAGATGATATACAAATTTTTGGCTCCTAtcgaaaaaggaaaagaataaataaataaaaaccactttTTATGAGTACGCCGTTATAGTTGATACAGGACCAGCTCGGGCTACACAGCAAGTAGCTGAGTCTCAAAAAAAGCTAAACCGCCTTCCCAACCCCCCCCTCACACTCACCGCACACGTGAGCATCCCTTTCCCAAGTATCTTGTCACAACACCGATTGAAGCAAACAACACTTGTTGCCACTTCACCCAAAAGCGCTGTTTTCACTCTGCCCCTTCTTGACGGCTCGGCGGGTCACCAGCAAAAAGGCCCACCGAGtgctttttaaaagggggggaCTCGTTGGCTGGGCATCGCCCAAGGCCTCACCTGTGTTGTCAGCACAGTTGATCACGGCTCCTACCGGAAGACCCAGGGAAATCCGGAACTTGGCTCCAGAGGACCCGCCGCGTCCTtcggggaggagaaagaaacaagatTAGGAGTGGCCAGTGTTCACACAGTTCCCCGTGTCGTCGCCGtcgtccgtcccccccccccccacttctcggTTCCAAACCACAATCCACTGCACAAGCTTTGGGGTTACAGTAGCCTCTCCCCCCGACTGCCACCAACTTATAGCAGAACCCCCCCCCCGGCCGTCCCCATCGTGACCATCCTCCTGTGGAGGTTACGGAACCCGGCGGCTCCAACCTCGACTCCGCTTTTACAAGAACGCCAAAGCCAAGGCGGGGGTGGAGATGGCGGGGACCGCAGAGGCCGCCCATCACCCGACGGCTGCGGACGGTGCTGGGTGCGCGGGGCGATCCCCCCCGGCTCCGCTGCCCTCCTCGTACGGGGCTCTCTCCCAGGGCCTCTGCGGTGCCCATCCTCCCCATCCCCGGCCCCGGCCCGAGGGCTGCAAAGCACCGCCGCGGCCCGGGAGCCTTCGCCGCTGGACAGGCCGGTCGCCCTGCGCGGCGGATGCCAGCGGATACCCCCAAACCCTTAAAGGCTCACCTCGCTTCGACATCTTGAACGCCCGGAAAGAGTCAGAAAGGAAGTAAGAACAAGGAACGCTGGGATATGAACTGGAGGCCCCGCCCACCAGGTCATGTGACTTCGCCTTCTCCTACCCGCCTCCTTCCTCCGGACGCAGCTATATGACGTCGAAACCCTGGGCCTCTTTCGCAACAGCTCGGGACGCGGGAGTTGTATTTTTGCAGGCTCGAATAAATTTGGGGCTCTCTTCCCAGCGGCCTCTGAAGTAATTGGAGATGTAGACACATTGCTTCTTTTGGTCTTCTTTAATTTTCTCGAGAGCTTCTTTTGAGCTTTATTGCCAAGCACTTCTCTGGATGCCAGGAATTCAAAAATAATCCTTGCTCCGGGCGTGGTGGTACTCGCacggtaatcccagcattcgggaagctgaggcaggattgccGCGATTTCCACGTCAGCCTAAGCCATCCATGAAATCCTTTCTCAGAACAAATACATAAGCAAAATTAAATTGTTATGTAAGAgttctcaaaaaacagagagagatggggcaaGAAGAAGCTCAGAATGGCTTAATTTGTGGAACAATTTAGTGAAGCGCTACAGAACCCTCCATCTGTGTGTTGGGGTGGCATAACATTTGTTGGTTTAGACAATTTCTTTCAAAGcaaaagaatactttttaaatttgtaatgtaatgctgccctccccttgcttcccacctgttacctggttacagtttctcttataaaaggcctgccttagaaacaggctggcagccgcacgcctttaatcccagcacttgggaggcagaggcaggtggatcgctgtgagttccaggacagcctggtctacaaagcaagtccaggacagccaaggctacacagagagaccctgtctcgggaaaaaaaaaaaaaaaaaaccaaccaagtttaaagccagcttgtGTTACCCTGTCATCCTTGTctcaaagaaggaagaggaggaggaaagaaaaaggggggcgAGTTAGAGAGGTGACTCAATATTTAAGAGAAGAAGTTCTAaatctgtgggttgtgatcccttTGGGGGTGGAATGACCCCAGTGGCCACAtttcagatattctgcatatcagatatttacattatttgcaTAATTATTTACacatcagtagcaaaattacagttataaagtaacaattttatggttgtttcaccacaacatgaggaactgtattaaaggatcataGCATTAAGAAGATtgaccagcacttgggaggcagaggctggaggatcactgtgagctggaggccagcctggtctacaaagcatgttcaggacagccaaggctacatagagagaccctgtctcaaaaaacaaacaaacaaaaaagagcatttGCTCCTTGCAGAGGGTCTGGTTCTGTTCCCATCACACACGCAGccgttcacaaccatctgtgactccagtgccTGGGACTCTGTCACTCTCTTTGGGCTCTAAGGACATCAGACAAGTATATAGTGGACATAtacacaggcaggcaagcattcATCTACATAACAATCAAATTAAAAAGATGGAAATATTTAttagggttcaggaatagccacaCACTGAGCACTCCAACACCAGAttcagattgatggaagtttatttgacTGGTCGCGGCCACCATAAAAATTCGGGAATCAGACCATGACATTGGTCTACTTTTTTTATAATAAGgctttttataaggaaaaaaaagtaaaccagcagccaggcgtggtggcatacacctttaatcccagcactcaagaggcagaggtaagcatatcgctgtgagctcaaggccagcctgaactacaaagcgagtctaggacaaccaagactacacagagaaaccctatctcgagaaaaaccaaaaccaaacaaacaaacaaacaaaaaagtaaaccaGGCTTTCAGAGAACACTTTCCAGAAGATTTCACTCAGTGATACTGTTCCTGgttgcttttacttttattttttaaagatttatttatttatttatttattggccctgctggtctcttcttctgttttatttggtttggtttggtttttcaagacagggtttccctgtgtagccttggctgtcctagactcactttgtagaccaggctggccttgaactcacagagatctgcctgcctctgcctcccgagtgctgggattaaagatgtgtgccatgcCACATGATTAgaggattcttttcttttttaatttatttattacatttacagTGCTcggcttgcatgtactcctgcacaaggaaagaaggaaccagatctcattatagatacttgtgagccatcatgtggttgctgggaatcgaactcagtacctctggaaaaccagacagtgctcttaaccacggagccatcatctcaccagccccctggAGGATTCtttaaatcagaaaaaagaaaaaaaagtttcggAAAAATCCAACCTAAAGCCTACAGCGCCACCTTTTGCCAAGATTGCAGAATGACAAGCCATTGAGACACTAGGTAAAGACGCTTCAGCTATGAACCATCATAATCAGACTGAATATATTGTCAAGGAGCAATTACTAGATGAATTATATGCTGAATTTAAAATACAGATtattccaggcatggtggcgcacgcctttaatctcagcactcgagaggcagaggcaggtggattgttgtaagttcgaggccaacctggtctgcaaagtgagtccaggacaaccaaagctgcacagagagaccctgtctcaaaaaacaaacaaacaaacaaacaaaacagattccATTGAATGGTATCTTAGAGAAATGTCATACAATAGCTTATACAgttcattttgcagagtttggaaaaCTAAAAACTGTGCACCCTACCATAGATTCGTATTCAGAACTGCAATGGGCTCTTGCTTTGAATTCTGAAGAAGATGATTCTGAGAGTGCACGCTTATTAGAGATGGTAGATATCTTAGAAATTCCTTTCCAGATGGAAGCTGATAAAGCTTCAACAGATGCACCCAGGAAAGTACAATAATattgttttgtgattttcttggtttttctttttctttttcttttttggtttttcgagacagggtttctctgtgtagccttggccatcatggactcgctttgtagaccaggctggcctcgaactcacagcgatccgcctgcctctgcctcccgagtgctgggattaaaggcgtgcgccaccacgcccggcttggtttttatttttcaatttatttaattttagtttatgtgcattggtgtgagggtgtcagatcacctggaactaaggttacagacagttgtgagctgccatatgggtgctgagaattgaacctgagcagacagtgctcttaaccactgagccatctctccagccccaatacaatattttatacGTGATATAGAAAATGTTACAGAAATACCttacaatcctacaggacaagcaatTGTAGAGGAATCTAACAGGACTTTAAGGAAAATGTTCATACAGCAAAAggggaagccgggcatggtggcacatgcctttaatcccagcacttgggaggcagaggcaggcagatcgctgtgagttcgaggccagcctggtctacaaagcgagtccatgatggccaaggctacacagagaaaccctgtctggaaaaaaaaacaaaaacaagcaaacaaacaaaacagaaggggaATATGGGACCCACCCccaaaaatagattaaataatgatttattgactctatttgtttatttatttatttttcgagtcagagtttctctgtgtagccttgcctgtcctggactcactttgtagaccaggctggccttgaactcacaatgatctgcctgccctgttctctcccctgctcagcaattgtctgtaagctgctttattggcataccaggagACAACTGgtagagtttatacaacattgagacaagacattctcagaacaaggcttgcggGCAGATACGGGGAGTACAGAAATAAGCACTTGAAttgcacaataaccttatgcatACACAATATTCTATacattaactcttctttttaaagatgtatttacttatgtatacagtgttgtgcctgcatgtacacctatacaccagaagagggcaccagatctcattatagatggttgtgagccaccatgtggttgttgggaattgaactcagcacctttggaagaccagccagtgctcttaacctctgagccatctcgccagcacCGTATTAACTCTTGtataaggtattgtacctatgcaattcatataaaaatgcaatgtgaagttcttgttcttttgaaagctactattacaaactgtttaggataattaagtaatgcaagttaatagtcaGTCAATCAAACTTATGGTCTTTCAGATACTAGTctagttttattcttatttatttattttttttttattcttattttttttttttttttttttttttttttttttttggttttttcgagacagggtttctctgtgtagccttggtcatcctggactcactttgtagaccaggctggcctcgaactcacagcgatccgcctgcctctgcctcccgagtgctgggattaaaggcgtgcgccaccacgcccggctcttatttttttttttagtctagttttattacagaaatatgcTTCCAAGTTGGACAGATACCAAGTAGCTAGAAATAGCAAGTTTCACCTATTCAGATATACTATAAATAGATAGctggtcttcagaaacctcagagacaccaagaagagacttgataccctatgagcatataaagggggaggaagtccccctcagtcacagtcataggggaggggagtaagggggaaatgggagagagggaggaatgggaggatacaagggatgggataaccattgagatgtaataagaataaattaataaaaaaaaatttttttaaaggaataaattagggctggagagatggctcagcggttaagagcactgactgctctgccagaggtcctgagttcaattttcagcaaccacatggtggttcacaaccatctataatgtgatctgacgccctcttctggcctgcagggttacaagcaggcagagcaatgtatacataatagataaataaataaatctttaaaaaaaaaaaggaataaattaataaaatattaaaaagaaaaagaaaagaaacctcagaTACCAACTAGacatgttggtgcatgcctgaatcccagctctggggaggcagaggcaggtgggtctgtgagagttcaaggccagcctggtctacaaactgagtccaggacagccaaggctccacagagaaaccctgtctcaaaacaccaaaaacaaaagcaaccacccaaataaacaaacaaaaagctccagagacctacataatatggctttttgttttgtttgatt includes these proteins:
- the Rpl23 gene encoding 60S ribosomal protein L23; translation: MSKRGRGGSSGAKFRISLGLPVGAVINCADNTGAKNLYIISVKGIKGRLNRLPAAGVGDMVMATVKKGKPELRKKVHPAVVIRQRKSYRRKDGVFLYFEDNAGVIVNNKGEMKGSAITGPVAKECADLWPRIASNAGSIA